A single Phytohabitans houttuyneae DNA region contains:
- a CDS encoding ATP-dependent DNA ligase, whose translation MLRPPIEPMLAKPVPDLPPEGRGGGLLLEPKFDGFRTIAFRLPDGVHLQSRSGRNLTAYFPDVARTLRRWLPVNAVLDGELVVWEPDRDRTSFAQLQHRLVAGAAVRQLAARYPATLVAFDLLQTPDGDNLMPQPLIRRRASLTDLLADMPGTLTLCPQTTDRDEAAEWVAAWTAAGVEGLVAKNPHGRYTPGRRGWLKIKTRLGTEAVIGGITGTLSQPDTVLLGRFDATGRLRHVGRSHPLSPTQQRELAPVLSRAPHHRRGGIDHPWPQPLPAGWSGHFQKAEPLSYVPVEPTTVVEVDTDAALDRHRWRHPVRYLRVRLDMSVYDVPLLVDE comes from the coding sequence GTGTTGCGGCCACCGATCGAGCCGATGCTGGCCAAGCCGGTACCCGACCTGCCGCCCGAGGGCCGTGGCGGCGGCCTGCTGCTGGAGCCCAAGTTCGACGGGTTCCGGACCATCGCCTTCCGGTTGCCCGACGGCGTACACCTGCAGTCCCGCAGCGGCCGCAACCTGACCGCCTACTTCCCGGACGTGGCCCGGACCCTGCGCCGGTGGCTACCGGTAAACGCCGTGCTCGACGGGGAACTCGTCGTCTGGGAGCCGGACCGCGACCGCACCAGCTTCGCCCAGCTCCAGCACCGCCTCGTCGCCGGCGCCGCCGTCCGCCAGCTCGCCGCGCGGTACCCGGCGACACTCGTCGCCTTCGACCTGCTGCAAACGCCGGACGGCGACAACCTCATGCCCCAGCCCTTGATCCGCCGGCGCGCCAGCCTCACCGACCTACTGGCGGACATGCCGGGCACCCTGACGCTGTGCCCGCAGACCACCGACCGGGACGAAGCCGCCGAGTGGGTGGCCGCCTGGACCGCCGCCGGGGTCGAGGGCCTTGTCGCCAAGAACCCGCACGGCCGGTACACGCCCGGACGGCGCGGCTGGCTCAAAATCAAGACAAGACTCGGTACCGAGGCAGTCATCGGTGGCATCACCGGCACGCTCAGCCAACCCGACACCGTCCTGCTCGGCCGCTTCGACGCCACCGGCCGCCTCCGGCACGTCGGCCGCAGCCACCCGCTGTCCCCCACACAGCAGCGCGAGCTCGCACCCGTGCTCTCCCGCGCCCCGCACCACCGCCGCGGCGGCATCGACCACCCCTGGCCGCAGCCGTTGCCGGCCGGCTGGTCCGGCCACTTCCAGAAGGCCGAACCCCTCTCCTACGTGCCGGTCGAACCGACCACCGTCGTCGAGGTCGACACCGACGCCGCACTCGACCGGCACCGCTGGCGCCACCCCGTCCGCTACCTACGCGTACGCCTGGACATGTCCGTCTACGACGTGCCGCTCCTGGTCGACGAATAA
- the kdpA gene encoding potassium-transporting ATPase subunit KdpA codes for MGLLFVLSLVAALAVAYRFLGDYMYRVVSGTKHSAVERGIYRLVGVNPSGEQTWGVYARSVLAFSAVSILFLYAFMRLQSYLPLSLGFDNVMTHGAWNTAVSFVTNTNWQWYSGESTMGHLVQMAGLAVQNFVSASVGIAVAVALVRGFARRKTDRLGNFWVDLTRITIRILLPISVLATIALVIGGAVQNLSGGTDVTTLAGATQHVTGGPVASQEAIKELGTNGGGFYNANSAHPFENPTSWTNWIEIFLIFVIPFSLPRVFGRMVGQNRQGYAILAVMGILAIASIALTNAFELSGNGTVPQAVSAAMEGKDVRFGVSNSATFAAATTLTSTGAVNSFHDSYTALGGMMPMVNMMLGEVAPGGVGAGLYGMLVLAVITVFVAGLMVGRTPEYLGKKIGAREIKFASLYFLVTPALVLIGTAAAMATSNHGTALNVGPHGFSEVLYAFTSASNNNGSAFAGITVNTAWWNTALGLAMLLGRFLPLVLVLGLAGSLAKQQPVPESAGTLPTHRPLFVGMVAGVTVVLVALTFLPALALGPLAEGL; via the coding sequence ATGGGCCTGCTCTTCGTCCTCTCGCTGGTCGCCGCCCTCGCCGTGGCGTACCGCTTTCTGGGCGACTACATGTACCGGGTCGTCAGCGGCACCAAGCACTCTGCCGTCGAGCGCGGCATCTACCGCCTTGTCGGCGTCAACCCGAGCGGCGAGCAGACCTGGGGCGTGTACGCCCGCAGCGTCCTGGCCTTCTCGGCGGTCTCGATCCTGTTCCTGTACGCGTTCATGCGATTGCAGAGCTACCTGCCGCTGTCGCTCGGCTTCGACAACGTGATGACGCACGGCGCGTGGAACACCGCGGTGTCCTTCGTGACGAACACCAACTGGCAGTGGTACTCCGGCGAGTCCACAATGGGCCACCTGGTGCAGATGGCCGGCCTGGCCGTGCAGAACTTCGTCTCCGCCTCGGTCGGTATCGCGGTCGCGGTCGCGTTGGTGCGCGGCTTCGCCCGCCGCAAGACCGACCGGTTGGGCAACTTCTGGGTCGACCTGACCCGGATCACCATCCGCATCCTGCTGCCGATCAGCGTGCTCGCCACGATCGCGCTCGTCATCGGCGGCGCGGTGCAGAACCTGTCCGGCGGCACCGACGTCACCACCCTGGCCGGCGCGACGCAGCACGTCACCGGCGGCCCGGTCGCCTCGCAGGAGGCCATCAAGGAGCTGGGTACGAACGGCGGCGGCTTCTACAACGCCAACTCCGCCCACCCGTTCGAAAACCCCACGTCGTGGACGAACTGGATCGAGATCTTCCTGATCTTCGTGATCCCGTTCAGCCTGCCCCGCGTCTTCGGCCGCATGGTGGGCCAGAACCGCCAGGGCTACGCGATCCTCGCCGTCATGGGCATCCTGGCGATCGCCAGCATCGCGTTGACGAACGCGTTCGAACTGTCCGGCAACGGCACGGTGCCGCAGGCGGTGTCCGCCGCCATGGAGGGCAAGGACGTCCGGTTCGGCGTCTCCAACTCCGCGACGTTCGCCGCGGCCACCACGCTCACCTCCACCGGCGCGGTCAACTCCTTCCACGACTCGTACACCGCCCTGGGCGGCATGATGCCGATGGTCAACATGATGCTCGGCGAGGTCGCGCCCGGCGGCGTCGGCGCCGGCCTGTACGGCATGCTCGTCCTGGCCGTGATCACGGTGTTCGTGGCCGGTCTGATGGTCGGCCGCACCCCGGAGTACCTGGGCAAGAAGATCGGCGCCCGCGAGATCAAGTTCGCCTCGCTGTACTTCCTGGTCACTCCGGCCCTGGTCCTGATCGGGACCGCGGCGGCGATGGCGACGAGCAACCACGGCACCGCGCTGAACGTCGGTCCGCACGGTTTCTCGGAGGTGCTGTACGCGTTCACGTCGGCGTCGAACAACAACGGTTCGGCATTCGCCGGCATCACGGTGAACACCGCCTGGTGGAACACCGCGCTCGGGCTGGCGATGCTGCTGGGCCGGTTTCTGCCGCTCGTGCTCGTCCTCGGCCTGGCCGGCTCGCTGGCCAAGCAGCAGCCGGTGCCCGAGTCGGCCGGCACGCTGCCGACCCACCGGCCGCTGTTCGTCGGCATGGTCGCCGGCGTGACGGTCGTTCTCGTCGCGCTCACCTTCCTGCCCGCGCTCGCGCTCGGCCCGCTGGCCGAGGGCCTCTGA
- a CDS encoding aromatic-ring hydroxylase C-terminal domain-containing protein yields the protein MHRLTAQPDPGVLHDPSGQALRRLGLTTTDTALLLVRPDGHVGFRTAELADPGLPAYLARWL from the coding sequence GTGCACCGGCTCACCGCCCAACCCGACCCGGGCGTCCTGCACGACCCGAGCGGGCAGGCCCTGCGCCGCCTCGGCCTGACCACCACCGACACCGCCCTACTGCTGGTCCGCCCGGACGGCCATGTCGGCTTCCGCACCGCTGAGCTGGCCGATCCCGGGCTGCCGGCCTATCTGGCCCGCTGGCTCTGA
- a CDS encoding DUF6232 family protein, translating into MTVTQPDDAAAVVLYATPELVVTRQWIYTRGHRYRVADLEQVVRARGGLHPAAQGALVVAALDVTAAIPIMTMVGSLAGWAMAAVAVLVPCLVAVVSVYRWPPRQELWAYHRGCRVLLLKTRDGIVFGQVSRALQRAIESLPTRQR; encoded by the coding sequence ATGACAGTCACACAACCCGATGACGCCGCGGCGGTCGTCCTCTACGCCACGCCCGAGCTGGTGGTGACACGACAGTGGATCTACACGCGCGGTCACCGGTACCGAGTGGCCGATCTTGAGCAGGTGGTTCGCGCACGCGGTGGGTTACACCCCGCCGCGCAGGGGGCGCTGGTCGTGGCGGCCCTCGACGTCACGGCCGCCATTCCGATCATGACTATGGTCGGCTCGCTCGCCGGCTGGGCGATGGCGGCGGTGGCGGTGCTCGTGCCGTGCCTGGTCGCCGTGGTGTCGGTGTACCGGTGGCCGCCCAGACAGGAGTTGTGGGCCTATCATCGCGGCTGCCGCGTGCTGCTGCTGAAGACCCGCGACGGCATCGTCTTCGGCCAGGTCTCCCGCGCTCTCCAGCGGGCCATCGAGAGCCTTCCGACCCGGCAGCGGTAG
- the rox gene encoding rifampin monooxygenase has translation MFDVIIVGCGPTGAMLAAELRLHGVRVLVLEKATEPASFVRIVGLHIRSIELMAMRGLLKRIHERGRQRPAAGFFAAINKPVPDGLNSAYAYLLGIPQPVIVKLLEEHAIGLGAQVRHGDAVAGFAQDGDGVTVELASGERLRSRYLVGCDGARSTVRKMLGVGFPGEPSRTETLMGEMEVGMPQEEVAAKVTEVRETDKRLIIGPAGVGLYRVVVPAAGVSARAEPPTLDDFKQQLRAVAGTDFGVHSPRWLSRFGDATRLAERYRVGRVLLAGDAAHIHPPIGGQGLNLGVQDAFNLGWKLAAQVRGWAPEALLDTYQAERHPVAEDVLDNTRAQMELLSVEPGPRAVRRLLAELMDFNEVNRHLIEKIAATGIRYDFGAGPDLLGRRLPDIDVKQGRLYGLLHGGRGLLLDRTERLTAGGWSDRVDYLGDATAALDAPCVLLRPDGHVAWIGDEQRDLDGHLARWFGTPH, from the coding sequence ATGTTCGACGTAATCATTGTCGGGTGCGGGCCGACCGGTGCGATGCTCGCCGCCGAGCTGCGGCTGCACGGCGTGCGGGTGCTCGTCCTGGAGAAGGCAACCGAGCCCGCGTCGTTCGTGCGCATCGTCGGGCTGCATATTCGCAGTATCGAGCTGATGGCAATGCGCGGCCTGCTAAAGCGCATTCACGAACGCGGAAGGCAGCGTCCGGCCGCGGGCTTCTTCGCCGCCATCAACAAGCCTGTGCCGGACGGCCTCAATTCCGCGTACGCCTATTTGCTGGGCATCCCGCAGCCGGTCATCGTAAAGCTGCTCGAGGAACATGCGATCGGACTCGGCGCGCAGGTCCGGCACGGTGACGCGGTGGCCGGCTTCGCGCAGGACGGCGACGGCGTGACCGTCGAGCTGGCCAGCGGGGAGCGGCTGCGCTCGCGGTACCTGGTCGGCTGTGACGGCGCGCGCAGCACGGTGCGCAAAATGCTCGGCGTCGGCTTTCCCGGGGAGCCCTCGCGGACCGAGACGCTGATGGGCGAGATGGAAGTGGGGATGCCGCAGGAGGAGGTCGCCGCCAAGGTGACCGAGGTCCGTGAGACCGACAAGCGGCTCATCATCGGGCCCGCGGGCGTCGGGCTCTACCGCGTCGTCGTCCCCGCCGCGGGAGTGAGCGCCCGTGCCGAACCGCCCACCCTCGACGATTTCAAGCAACAGCTGCGTGCCGTCGCCGGCACCGATTTCGGCGTGCACTCCCCGCGCTGGTTGTCCCGCTTCGGGGACGCCACCCGGCTGGCCGAACGCTATCGGGTCGGGCGGGTGCTGCTGGCCGGCGACGCGGCACACATCCACCCACCCATCGGCGGGCAGGGCCTCAACCTGGGCGTGCAGGACGCGTTCAACCTCGGCTGGAAACTTGCCGCGCAGGTGCGCGGCTGGGCGCCGGAAGCGCTGCTGGACACGTACCAGGCCGAACGCCATCCGGTCGCCGAGGACGTGCTGGACAACACCCGCGCCCAGATGGAACTGCTGTCCGTCGAGCCGGGCCCGCGGGCCGTGCGCAGGCTGCTCGCCGAGCTGATGGACTTCAACGAGGTGAACCGCCACCTGATCGAGAAGATCGCCGCTACCGGCATCCGCTACGACTTCGGCGCCGGCCCCGACCTGCTCGGCCGCCGCCTGCCCGACATCGACGTCAAACAGGGCCGCCTCTACGGCCTGCTGCACGGTGGCCGCGGCCTGCTGCTGGACCGCACCGAACGGCTGACCGCCGGCGGCTGGTCGGATCGGGTCGACTACCTCGGGGACGCCACCGCGGCACTGGACGCTCCGTGCGTCCTGCTGCGCCCCGACGGCCACGTCGCCTGGATCGGCGACGAGCAGCGGGACCTGGACGGCCACCTCGCCCGCTGGTTCGGCACGCCCCACTGA
- the kdpF gene encoding K(+)-transporting ATPase subunit F, whose product MNAVNLIGLIVAAGLAIFMVAALLFPERF is encoded by the coding sequence GTGAACGCCGTGAACCTGATCGGCCTGATCGTCGCCGCCGGCCTGGCGATCTTCATGGTCGCGGCCCTGCTGTTTCCGGAGCGGTTCTGA
- a CDS encoding acyl-CoA dehydrogenase family protein: MRSLDIARETCERYHPGLNKSLGEIPLLEREAKGSSVVEAFRTHQGASLLVPAKYGGCGADPLEAVRVTRAIGSYSPSLGAAATMHNFTAAMLFALADRVGKPTESQVELLSRIAPDGLLLASGWAEGKTEQNILNPSVVAVPTNDGFVVNGAKKPCSMSASMDLLTASAILPTEDGAQALAILLIPSDSPGISIRPFWSSNILAAAQSDEVRLVNVHVPDRLIIRATPEDPGRLDDLQVAAFIWFELLVTSAYVGAASELVTRVLERSRGSISDRAAMCVQLESAVSLTEGTARAVRDGIAGDDAVAAVLVTRFAVQKALAAATEMAVELLGGIAFISSGEIAYLAAAVHPLAYHPPSRTSTAEALVDYFAGGPLVLS, from the coding sequence ATGCGTTCGTTGGACATCGCGCGCGAGACCTGCGAGCGGTACCACCCCGGGCTCAACAAGAGCCTCGGCGAGATCCCCCTGCTGGAGCGCGAGGCCAAGGGAAGTTCGGTCGTCGAGGCCTTCCGCACCCACCAGGGCGCCTCGTTGCTGGTACCGGCCAAGTACGGAGGCTGCGGCGCCGACCCCCTCGAAGCCGTGCGGGTGACCCGCGCGATCGGCTCGTACTCGCCGTCGCTGGGCGCGGCGGCGACCATGCACAACTTCACCGCGGCCATGCTCTTCGCCCTCGCCGACCGGGTCGGGAAGCCCACCGAGTCGCAGGTGGAGCTGCTGTCCCGGATCGCGCCCGACGGGCTGCTGCTCGCCTCGGGATGGGCCGAGGGCAAGACCGAGCAGAACATCCTCAATCCCAGCGTGGTGGCCGTGCCGACGAACGACGGGTTCGTGGTCAACGGCGCCAAGAAGCCGTGCAGCATGTCCGCCTCGATGGACCTGCTGACCGCGAGCGCGATACTGCCCACAGAGGACGGTGCGCAGGCGCTGGCCATCCTGCTGATCCCCTCGGACTCCCCCGGCATCTCGATCCGGCCGTTCTGGTCGAGCAACATCCTGGCGGCCGCGCAGAGCGACGAGGTGCGCCTGGTCAACGTGCACGTGCCGGACCGCCTGATCATCCGGGCCACGCCGGAGGACCCGGGCCGGCTGGACGACCTGCAGGTCGCGGCGTTCATCTGGTTCGAGCTGCTCGTCACCTCCGCGTACGTGGGCGCCGCCAGCGAGCTGGTGACCCGGGTGCTCGAACGCTCGCGGGGCAGCATCAGCGACCGGGCGGCGATGTGCGTGCAGCTGGAGTCCGCCGTGTCGCTGACCGAGGGGACGGCCCGGGCCGTCCGCGACGGCATCGCCGGCGACGACGCGGTGGCGGCCGTCCTGGTCACCCGGTTCGCGGTACAGAAGGCGCTTGCCGCCGCTACCGAGATGGCGGTCGAGCTGCTGGGCGGCATCGCGTTCATCTCCTCCGGCGAGATCGCCTACCTGGCCGCGGCGGTGCACCCGCTGGCCTACCACCCGCCGTCGCGTACCAGCACAGCGGAGGCGCTCGTCGACTACTTCGCCGGCGGGCCGCTCGTGCTGTCCTGA
- a CDS encoding aldehyde dehydrogenase family protein — protein sequence MLSYSLYIGGKDVEGVGWVYTVSAKSLLEDVFTSVRLKRALERDPDPASPAAQHPYVVGRCAVVGDDEIDLATEAAAGAVREWAAFPLAQRLEFGARFREQLIAHRETILEILVAEAHPITLARWELTCLLQGLSPESISYYESQMHAEYTHGGRRLIIRRQADGVVGIHPPQNAPLPNSGLAIPILMAGNAVVVRAPRSIALSTLYILRGLAAPLLEEMGAPPGTLNVICGRPQQTLDRWLEHPAMNDILYSGGSPEGLRFEQECLKRGKKPILELAGNDGVVVWKDADIPNAVQAITESFFGSGQICMVPNYVIVHPDIADELIERLRVATEAVRPGYPDDESVLLSPVRRSERFFALLRQALEAGGQLIAGGHRVELDGSPSQAGQFLQATAVRTDGLLDARERFDMVREETFFPLLPVVVPEPTPDDVLLDQVIDFVNANAYGLRNSLWSRSPAVVDEFVRHVRNGGMLKVNDSHIGFLPYLPTHGGTGLTSGAFGEANYPILKASHLQGVSISEGVSPRVAMLDL from the coding sequence TTGCTCAGCTATTCCCTGTATATCGGAGGAAAAGACGTAGAGGGAGTCGGCTGGGTATACACGGTCAGCGCGAAGTCGCTGCTGGAGGACGTCTTCACAAGCGTCCGCCTCAAGCGGGCCCTTGAACGGGACCCCGACCCGGCCTCCCCCGCCGCCCAGCACCCGTACGTGGTCGGCCGGTGCGCGGTCGTCGGTGACGACGAGATCGACCTGGCGACCGAGGCGGCCGCCGGCGCGGTCCGGGAGTGGGCGGCGTTTCCACTGGCCCAGCGGCTGGAGTTCGGCGCCCGCTTTCGCGAGCAGCTGATCGCACACCGGGAGACCATCCTGGAGATCCTGGTCGCCGAGGCGCACCCGATCACGCTGGCCCGCTGGGAGCTGACCTGCCTGCTGCAGGGCCTGAGCCCGGAGAGCATCTCGTACTACGAGTCGCAGATGCACGCCGAGTACACGCACGGCGGGCGGCGGCTGATCATCCGGCGGCAGGCGGACGGGGTCGTCGGGATCCACCCTCCGCAGAACGCGCCGCTGCCCAACTCCGGCCTGGCCATACCGATCCTGATGGCCGGCAACGCCGTGGTCGTACGCGCGCCGCGCAGCATCGCGCTGAGCACCCTCTACATCCTGCGCGGCCTCGCGGCGCCGCTGCTGGAGGAGATGGGCGCGCCGCCCGGCACGCTCAACGTGATCTGCGGTCGTCCACAGCAGACACTCGACCGCTGGCTCGAGCACCCCGCGATGAACGACATCCTCTACTCCGGCGGCAGCCCCGAAGGGCTGCGCTTCGAGCAGGAGTGCCTGAAGCGCGGCAAGAAGCCCATCCTCGAACTGGCCGGCAACGACGGCGTGGTGGTCTGGAAGGACGCCGACATCCCCAACGCCGTGCAGGCCATCACCGAGAGCTTCTTCGGCTCCGGACAGATCTGCATGGTGCCCAACTACGTGATCGTGCACCCGGACATCGCGGACGAGCTGATCGAGCGGCTGCGCGTAGCCACCGAGGCTGTCCGGCCCGGCTACCCCGACGACGAGAGCGTGCTGCTGTCGCCGGTGCGGCGCAGCGAGCGGTTCTTCGCGCTGCTGCGCCAGGCCCTGGAAGCCGGCGGCCAGCTCATCGCAGGCGGGCACCGGGTCGAGCTCGACGGCAGCCCGTCGCAGGCCGGCCAGTTCCTGCAGGCGACGGCGGTACGCACCGACGGTCTCCTGGACGCCCGCGAGCGTTTCGACATGGTCCGCGAGGAGACGTTCTTCCCGCTGCTGCCCGTGGTGGTACCCGAACCGACCCCCGACGACGTGCTGCTGGACCAGGTCATCGACTTCGTCAACGCCAACGCGTACGGGCTGCGGAACTCGCTGTGGTCCCGGTCGCCGGCCGTGGTCGACGAGTTCGTCCGGCACGTGCGCAACGGCGGGATGTTGAAAGTCAACGACTCGCACATCGGTTTCCTGCCCTACCTGCCGACGCACGGCGGCACGGGCCTGACCAGCGGCGCCTTCGGCGAGGCGAACTACCCGATCCTCAAGGCCTCCCACCTGCAGGGCGTGAGCATCAGCGAGGGTGTCTCACCCCGCGTCGCGATGCTCGATCTCTGA
- a CDS encoding bifunctional lysylphosphatidylglycerol flippase/synthetase MprF, with protein sequence MEYASADNPSSFLAMSQGNSYFISPGRKGVIVYRATGRYFVQFGGPFAPEESYRELLAEFVAFAKEQEREIVAVQLQRADALTYADCGFSVSQIGASYAVDLETFTLAGTRFMQLRNKISRALRNGLTIIEADYDEWQASVEEIDRLWLPLKGEGKRQLEFLVGQCGGPAQRYRRLFIGLVDGKMAGYILYSPVYGSRPGWMHDLSRRRPDLSPGVMEAINKAAIDKFQEEGVRWLHFGFTPFTGLDEKLELPGSSPAFRWFMSFLWEHGEAVYPAATQLDYKRKWNQSIVLPEYAAFQGPASIPAFVHIFRACNAL encoded by the coding sequence ATGGAGTACGCGTCAGCAGACAACCCGAGCTCATTTCTAGCAATGAGCCAGGGCAACTCGTACTTTATTTCGCCAGGGCGAAAAGGCGTCATCGTGTACCGCGCGACAGGCCGGTACTTCGTACAGTTCGGGGGCCCGTTCGCACCTGAGGAGTCGTACCGCGAGCTGCTCGCGGAGTTCGTGGCGTTCGCCAAGGAGCAGGAGCGCGAGATCGTCGCCGTCCAGCTGCAGCGCGCGGACGCGCTCACGTACGCCGACTGCGGGTTCAGCGTCAGCCAGATCGGCGCCTCCTACGCGGTCGACCTGGAGACGTTCACGCTCGCGGGCACCAGGTTCATGCAGCTGCGCAACAAGATCTCCCGCGCGCTGCGCAACGGCCTGACCATCATCGAGGCCGACTACGACGAGTGGCAGGCTTCCGTCGAAGAGATCGACCGGCTTTGGCTGCCGCTCAAGGGCGAGGGAAAGCGACAGCTCGAATTCCTTGTCGGACAATGCGGTGGGCCGGCGCAGCGATACCGCCGGCTCTTCATCGGGCTCGTCGACGGCAAGATGGCGGGCTACATCCTCTACTCGCCGGTGTACGGCAGCCGGCCCGGCTGGATGCACGACCTGAGCCGGCGCCGCCCCGACCTCTCTCCGGGTGTCATGGAAGCCATCAACAAGGCCGCCATCGACAAGTTTCAGGAAGAGGGCGTCCGCTGGCTGCATTTCGGCTTCACCCCGTTTACCGGGCTCGACGAGAAACTGGAACTGCCCGGCAGCAGCCCGGCTTTCCGCTGGTTCATGAGCTTCCTGTGGGAGCACGGCGAAGCGGTGTACCCGGCCGCCACCCAGCTCGACTACAAGCGGAAGTGGAACCAGAGCATCGTCCTGCCGGAGTACGCGGCGTTTCAGGGCCCGGCCAGCATTCCCGCCTTCGTACACATCTTCCGCGCCTGTAACGCGCTCTGA
- a CDS encoding FAD-dependent monooxygenase, which yields MEPGDPAQVLVVGAGPTGLALAAQLTAFGVRVRLVDRAADRVHESRALAIQPRTLEVLAGLGVTERLVAAGNRMVRLVLHVRGRALSLPMFDFGLADTAYPYLLFLSQAETERILTEHLAAAGVVVERQVELTALTQDGDGVSCELSHGDGRAEVVAARYVVGCDGAHSSVRRLAGIGFEGGTYPQTFVLADVDADGIEPGAAHVFIGDRGPLFFFPLGSPATWRLLAIRPPAEVDDGRPVDLPAVQDLADEYTGGGVRLRDPVWMTDFRIHLRAATAYRSGRAFLAGDAAHIHSPAGAQGMNTGIQDAVNLAWKLAHTLRGATPRLLDTYETERLPVGRTVLRFTDRAFTAATSTTPLVRAARARVPALLVPLAARAKRARAFVFRNAAQLGIRYRNSPLSTDNARSWRRGPRPGDRLPDTAVLHNGERTTLHAAVAAPAWHLIVCGASPPPAALVELTGRYEGCWSCTGSPPNPTRASCTTRAGRPCAASA from the coding sequence ATGGAGCCAGGCGACCCGGCGCAGGTGTTGGTCGTCGGTGCCGGTCCGACCGGGCTGGCGCTGGCCGCGCAGCTGACCGCGTTCGGGGTGCGGGTGCGGCTTGTCGACCGGGCCGCGGATCGGGTACACGAGTCGCGCGCGCTGGCGATCCAGCCCCGAACCCTGGAGGTGCTGGCCGGCCTCGGAGTGACCGAGCGCCTGGTGGCGGCGGGAAACCGGATGGTGCGGCTGGTGCTGCACGTGCGGGGACGGGCGTTGAGCCTGCCGATGTTCGATTTCGGCCTGGCCGACACCGCGTACCCGTACCTGCTGTTTCTGTCCCAGGCCGAGACGGAGCGGATCCTGACCGAGCACCTGGCCGCCGCCGGGGTGGTGGTGGAGCGGCAGGTCGAGCTGACCGCGCTCACCCAGGACGGCGACGGGGTCAGCTGCGAGCTGTCGCACGGTGACGGCCGAGCCGAGGTGGTCGCCGCGCGGTACGTGGTGGGGTGCGACGGCGCGCACAGCAGCGTCCGCCGGCTGGCCGGGATCGGGTTCGAGGGCGGCACCTACCCGCAGACGTTCGTGCTGGCCGATGTGGACGCCGACGGGATCGAGCCTGGGGCGGCACACGTGTTCATCGGCGACCGCGGCCCGCTTTTCTTCTTCCCCCTGGGTTCGCCGGCGACCTGGCGGCTGCTGGCCATCCGCCCGCCCGCCGAAGTGGACGATGGCCGGCCGGTCGACCTGCCGGCGGTGCAGGACCTGGCCGACGAGTACACCGGCGGTGGTGTGCGGCTGCGGGATCCGGTGTGGATGACCGACTTTCGCATACACCTGCGCGCCGCTACCGCCTACCGGAGCGGCCGGGCGTTCCTGGCCGGCGACGCCGCGCACATCCACAGCCCGGCCGGAGCACAGGGCATGAACACCGGTATCCAGGACGCGGTCAACCTTGCCTGGAAGCTCGCACACACCCTGCGCGGCGCCACACCTCGGCTGCTGGACACCTACGAGACCGAGCGGCTTCCGGTGGGCCGGACGGTGTTGCGGTTTACCGACCGGGCGTTCACCGCCGCCACCTCCACCACGCCCCTGGTGCGCGCGGCCCGCGCCCGCGTGCCCGCCCTGCTTGTCCCGCTGGCCGCGAGGGCCAAGCGGGCACGCGCGTTCGTGTTCCGCAACGCCGCCCAGTTGGGCATCCGCTACCGCAACAGTCCACTGTCGACCGATAACGCCCGGTCGTGGCGGCGTGGCCCGCGACCGGGAGACCGGCTGCCCGACACCGCCGTGCTGCACAACGGCGAACGGACCACGCTGCACGCCGCGGTCGCCGCGCCAGCCTGGCATCTGATCGTCTGCGGTGCCAGCCCGCCACCGGCGGCCCTGGTGGAGCTCACGGGCCGGTACGAGGGGTGCTGGTCGTGCACCGGCTCACCGCCCAACCCGACCCGGGCGTCCTGCACGACCCGAGCGGGCAGGCCCTGCGCCGCCTCGGCCTGA